From one Bartonella sp. HY038 genomic stretch:
- the hutG gene encoding N-formylglutamate deformylase, producing the protein MDVFEVKQGTSPLILAFPHTGTFVPDDIAANLNDTGRLLTDTDWHIHHLYDGLLDNVTTVRALFHRYCIDANRDPLGVSLYPGQNTTTLVPLTDFDGKDIWTNAPDIEEVERRKQLFHTPYHNALVDEIARVKAIHGYAILYDCHSIRSHIPFLFDGILPDFNVGTNEGQTTTAKMEQAVMDVLKTASNYSHVLNGRFKGGWTTRHYGKPQDKVFAIQMELAQSTHLQQETLPFAYDESKAKALRTPLKAVLEAVIASCA; encoded by the coding sequence ATGGATGTCTTTGAAGTCAAACAAGGCACATCACCGCTTATTTTGGCCTTTCCTCATACGGGCACTTTCGTGCCCGATGATATTGCCGCCAATTTAAACGATACCGGCCGCTTGCTTACCGATACCGACTGGCACATTCATCATTTGTATGATGGGCTTTTGGATAATGTTACTACTGTTCGTGCGTTATTTCATCGCTATTGCATTGATGCCAATCGTGATCCTTTGGGCGTTAGCCTTTATCCCGGGCAAAATACCACAACGCTTGTGCCATTAACTGATTTTGATGGCAAAGATATTTGGACAAATGCCCCCGATATAGAAGAGGTGGAACGGCGCAAGCAACTGTTCCATACGCCTTATCATAATGCTTTAGTTGATGAGATTGCACGAGTAAAAGCCATTCATGGCTATGCAATCCTATATGATTGCCATTCCATCCGCTCACATATTCCATTTTTGTTTGATGGTATTTTACCAGATTTCAACGTCGGCACCAATGAGGGGCAAACCACCACAGCTAAAATGGAACAAGCGGTCATGGATGTGCTTAAAACTGCAAGCAACTATAGCCATGTGCTAAATGGCCGCTTTAAAGGCGGTTGGACTACGCGCCATTATGGCAAGCCGCAAGACAAGGTGTTTGCCATTCAAATGGAGCTTGCCCAAAGCACCCATTTGCAACAGGAAACATTGCCCTTTGCCTATGATGAATCCAAGGCAAAGGCATTGCGTACGCCGTTAAAAGCGGTGCTAGAAGCGGTGATTGCCAGTTGTGCTTAA
- the hutI gene encoding imidazolonepropionase: MTMVASSSGASAQNSASDSHLGIIKNGAIFVKDGLIAFVGSENDLPAIKSDHDIIGLGGRWMSPALIDCHTHIIYGGNRAKEFEMRLAGASYEEIARSGGGIVSTVGSTRALTVDEMAATSLPRLDQLINEGITTIEVKSGYGLDIKSELDMLRAARKLETLRPIKVRTTCLTAHATPVEYKGRNAAYIDEVVLPVLEQGAREGLIDAVDAFCENIAFSPQELKPVFDKAVALGLPVKLHAEQLSNLGGAKFAASYGALSVDHIEHLDEEGVAAIAKSGTVAVILPGAYYTIHETKKPPIALLRQYNVPMAVATDCNPGTSPLTSLLLTMNMAATLFDIRVDECLAGATREAARALGLLESRGTLEVGKRADLAIWNIDEPAELVYRIGANPLYARYISAQ; the protein is encoded by the coding sequence ATGACAATGGTCGCCTCTTCGTCTGGAGCATCTGCGCAAAACAGCGCGTCAGATTCCCATTTAGGCATTATTAAAAATGGTGCGATCTTTGTAAAAGATGGTTTGATAGCCTTTGTAGGTTCTGAAAATGACTTGCCGGCAATAAAAAGCGATCATGATATTATTGGTCTTGGTGGCCGTTGGATGAGCCCAGCATTGATTGATTGCCACACCCATATTATTTACGGCGGCAACCGCGCCAAAGAATTTGAAATGCGCCTTGCTGGCGCAAGCTATGAAGAAATTGCCCGCAGCGGTGGGGGCATCGTGTCGACCGTGGGGTCGACACGAGCGTTAACGGTTGATGAAATGGCAGCAACATCGCTGCCACGTCTTGACCAATTGATAAATGAAGGTATCACCACAATTGAGGTAAAGTCTGGCTATGGGCTTGATATTAAAAGCGAGCTTGATATGTTGCGCGCTGCCCGCAAGCTGGAAACTTTACGCCCGATAAAAGTGCGTACCACGTGTTTAACTGCCCATGCAACACCGGTTGAATATAAGGGGCGCAACGCTGCTTATATTGACGAGGTGGTGTTACCCGTACTTGAACAAGGCGCACGTGAAGGTTTAATTGATGCGGTTGATGCATTTTGTGAAAATATCGCCTTTTCACCGCAAGAGTTAAAGCCAGTTTTTGATAAAGCAGTAGCCTTGGGCTTGCCCGTAAAGCTTCACGCCGAACAATTGAGCAATCTTGGCGGCGCAAAATTTGCCGCTTCCTATGGGGCGCTTTCGGTTGACCATATCGAACATTTGGACGAAGAAGGCGTTGCGGCCATTGCAAAATCTGGCACGGTAGCGGTTATATTGCCGGGGGCTTATTACACCATTCATGAAACAAAAAAGCCACCTATTGCACTTTTGCGCCAATATAATGTGCCAATGGCGGTGGCAACTGATTGCAACCCCGGCACATCGCCCTTAACATCGCTATTGCTCACCATGAATATGGCGGCAACCTTGTTTGATATTCGTGTTGATGAATGTTTAGCAGGTGCAACCCGTGAAGCTGCCCGCGCCCTAGGATTATTGGAAAGCCGTGGCACCTTAGAAGTGGGCAAACGCGCAGATCTTGCCATTTGGAATATTGATGAACCGGCCGAGCTTGTTTACCGCATTGGCGCAAATCCGCTTTATGCGCGTTATATTTCAGCACAATAA
- a CDS encoding HEPN domain-containing protein has protein sequence MRLDQPIDVMGKFWLPEQSKEDGVIGHLTIEDGGDIRLKLFESFKNFDASNFFNEDIKFNVVGIIKTNFDVTLQGCFITSCILNTSIGDDIVLSADLALLDHHTSHMAPFKINQMRFKLEGLETWLHGQDFNIKKNFEIEPQSVTWGKEQNIYLGEFSGFKIELVLKANWAHDAKTVIVEKLPFLKITSIKPDNVSKFISVAHNLNSFFSFACNNITTINNVLVYFDENGYQKATQTYYKSNLSVEKMPNFKINNFLFSYDLVQGRLVSILHNYFLLCREIEAGLTLYHSTQIHKRFLLESEFLAIAQALENVARYKRGGYKNTTQFKLEDELTNLLTPIEVIIGKWTNYVELIRNIVETRHYYTHNGIDIKPNTQFGYDVYTLMLQTQSIFKLIVLYELGFSLTEIEDIIANNYLLRQQLK, from the coding sequence ATGCGGCTAGATCAACCAATTGATGTGATGGGCAAATTCTGGCTTCCAGAACAAAGCAAAGAAGATGGTGTCATTGGCCATCTTACAATTGAAGATGGTGGCGATATTCGACTAAAATTGTTTGAAAGTTTTAAAAATTTTGACGCTTCAAATTTTTTCAATGAGGATATTAAATTTAATGTAGTTGGTATTATAAAAACCAATTTTGATGTAACTTTACAAGGCTGTTTTATAACATCTTGTATACTAAACACATCTATTGGCGATGATATTGTTTTAAGTGCAGACTTGGCTTTATTGGATCATCATACTTCTCATATGGCGCCGTTTAAAATAAACCAAATGCGTTTTAAATTAGAGGGATTAGAGACTTGGTTACATGGTCAAGATTTTAACATCAAGAAAAATTTTGAAATTGAACCACAAAGTGTCACTTGGGGGAAAGAACAAAATATTTATCTCGGTGAATTTAGCGGTTTCAAAATTGAACTCGTTCTGAAAGCCAATTGGGCGCATGATGCTAAAACAGTTATAGTTGAAAAATTACCTTTTTTAAAAATCACAAGTATTAAGCCTGATAACGTTTCTAAATTTATATCAGTTGCTCATAATCTAAACAGTTTCTTTTCTTTTGCATGCAATAATATCACCACAATTAACAATGTGTTGGTTTACTTTGATGAAAATGGCTATCAAAAAGCCACTCAAACTTACTATAAAAGCAATTTATCAGTCGAAAAAATGCCAAATTTTAAGATAAATAATTTTTTATTTTCTTATGACCTTGTACAAGGTCGCCTTGTCTCAATATTACATAATTATTTTTTGCTGTGTAGAGAAATCGAGGCAGGCTTAACTCTGTATCATTCGACACAGATTCACAAAAGATTTTTGCTTGAAAGTGAATTTTTAGCAATTGCTCAGGCGTTAGAAAATGTTGCAAGGTATAAAAGAGGCGGTTATAAAAACACAACTCAATTTAAATTAGAAGATGAACTAACAAATCTTTTAACACCAATAGAAGTAATAATTGGCAAATGGACGAACTATGTCGAGCTAATTCGCAATATTGTGGAAACACGACACTATTATACGCATAACGGTATTGATATAAAACCAAATACACAGTTCGGATACGATGTTTATACGCTAATGTTGCAAACTCAAAGTATATTTAAATTGATTGTACTTTATGAACTTGGTTTCAGCCTAACAGAAATAGAAGACATAATTGCTAATAATTATTTGTTAAGACAGCAATTAAAATAA
- a CDS encoding MFS transporter translates to MAKPQISTLDKSHCQPQDGLPTPQIYWAWATLMIGLTLAVLDGTIANVALPTIASDFAAGPAASIWIVNGYQLAIVITILPFAALGEIYGYRRIYLIGVAVFTLASIACVFSRSLEMLTLSRIIQGFGAAGLMSVNTALLRFCVPQAKFGTAIGLNAFVVALSSTIGPSLAGVVLQYLSWPWLFFINVPLGVLTIAMGVKTLPLNALSPRKFDYLSAVLTAIVLGLTIITIDNAGSHMSVPLLLMQIIIIITAAIWLIRRSRQKSDPLLPLDLLAIPVFSLSLCTSIMSFLAQMMALLSLPFLLQVVYGYKPIEVGFLMMPWPIALAIIAPISGKLSDQYSPAILGFIGLVVLAIGLLLIGFLPTEPSIIDICWRLAICGIGFGLFQAPNNRLIITSAPKPRSGAASGMLGTARLLGQSLGAASVALFLAISGVDNIANIMFIAAGFATLAALISISRR, encoded by the coding sequence ATGGCCAAGCCGCAAATTTCTACCCTTGATAAATCGCATTGCCAGCCGCAAGATGGTTTACCCACACCGCAAATTTATTGGGCATGGGCAACGCTGATGATTGGCCTAACGCTTGCTGTACTTGATGGTACTATTGCCAATGTTGCTTTGCCAACCATTGCTAGTGATTTTGCCGCTGGGCCTGCTGCCTCCATCTGGATTGTTAATGGGTATCAGCTTGCCATTGTTATCACTATTTTGCCGTTTGCGGCCTTGGGCGAGATTTACGGCTATCGACGTATTTACCTTATAGGCGTTGCGGTGTTTACGCTTGCGTCTATCGCATGTGTTTTTTCGCGCTCGCTTGAAATGCTTACTCTTTCACGCATTATTCAAGGCTTTGGAGCCGCTGGATTGATGAGTGTTAATACTGCGCTTTTAAGATTTTGTGTGCCGCAAGCAAAATTTGGTACTGCCATTGGTTTAAACGCGTTTGTCGTCGCGCTTTCTTCCACTATTGGTCCAAGTCTTGCGGGCGTAGTTTTACAATATTTAAGCTGGCCTTGGCTATTTTTCATCAATGTACCGCTTGGCGTTTTAACCATTGCCATGGGTGTAAAAACTTTGCCGTTAAATGCACTATCGCCGCGAAAATTTGACTATTTAAGTGCTGTTTTAACCGCCATTGTTCTTGGTCTTACAATTATCACTATCGATAATGCCGGTTCTCATATGTCGGTGCCGCTTTTATTGATGCAAATTATAATTATCATTACCGCAGCTATTTGGCTTATTCGTAGGTCGCGGCAAAAAAGTGACCCACTTTTACCTTTGGATTTATTGGCCATTCCAGTTTTTAGCCTTTCGCTTTGCACCTCGATCATGTCGTTTTTGGCGCAGATGATGGCACTTTTATCACTGCCATTTTTATTGCAGGTGGTTTATGGCTATAAGCCGATTGAAGTGGGCTTTTTGATGATGCCTTGGCCTATTGCCCTTGCAATCATTGCGCCAATTTCTGGCAAATTATCGGATCAATATTCGCCTGCCATTTTAGGGTTTATTGGTCTTGTTGTTTTAGCCATTGGTTTGTTGCTGATAGGTTTTTTGCCAACCGAGCCAAGTATCATTGATATTTGTTGGCGGTTAGCTATTTGCGGCATTGGTTTTGGCCTATTTCAAGCACCCAATAACCGTCTCATCATTACATCAGCACCAAAGCCGCGAAGCGGAGCAGCAAGCGGTATGCTTGGTACGGCGCGTTTGCTTGGCCAATCGCTTGGTGCTGCATCGGTTGCATTGTTTTTAGCAATTTCAGGTGTAGATAATATTGCAAATATTATGTTTATTGCGGCTGGCTTTGCCACTCTTGCCGCCTTAATTAGTATTTCGCGCCGATAA
- a CDS encoding MFS transporter, with protein MTAPTRSEVMNKRVLAASLIGSAIEWFDYFLYATMAALVFNKLFFPEFDPIVGQMLAYLTFSLTFFVRPLGGFIFSHIGDKIGRKKTLVLTLSLMGISTFGIGILPTYDQIGVWAAVLLIVLRLIQGLGISGEWGGALLLAFEYAPSNRKGLFGSVPQLGVPLGLVLATGALSLVSLLPQEQFMSWGWRLPFIGSILLVFVGLWIRKGVDETPAFRETQKAGKIASVPIVDTFRDHWREVLIATGAKVVETAPFYLFTTFIISYATNQLDIEKFYAINSVTVASIVTILFIPLMGLMSDIFGRKKVFLFGCVLMAAFAFPYFMILDTRTITGVFAATIIGAGIVWAPLTATLGTLMSEIFSARVRYTGITLGYQIGAAFAGGTAPFIATMLLYKFNGAWFAVAFYIIFCAIISFVSVMFARPIKDPHHTEIKEIIK; from the coding sequence ATGACAGCACCCACGCGTTCAGAAGTGATGAACAAGCGCGTTCTTGCCGCAAGTCTTATCGGCAGCGCCATCGAATGGTTTGACTATTTCCTTTATGCCACTATGGCAGCTTTGGTTTTTAACAAACTCTTCTTTCCAGAGTTTGACCCGATTGTCGGGCAAATGCTCGCTTATCTTACCTTTTCGCTAACCTTCTTTGTCCGGCCGCTTGGCGGTTTCATCTTCTCCCATATTGGTGATAAGATTGGCCGTAAAAAGACCCTGGTTCTCACTCTATCGCTTATGGGTATTTCAACCTTTGGTATTGGTATTTTGCCAACCTATGACCAAATAGGCGTTTGGGCGGCTGTATTGCTCATTGTTTTACGTCTTATTCAAGGCCTAGGCATTTCAGGGGAATGGGGTGGCGCATTATTGCTTGCTTTTGAGTATGCACCATCAAATCGTAAAGGTCTTTTTGGTTCAGTGCCTCAGCTTGGCGTGCCGCTCGGTCTCGTGCTTGCAACGGGTGCTTTGTCTTTGGTAAGCCTTTTGCCACAAGAACAATTTATGAGCTGGGGCTGGCGTCTTCCTTTCATTGGTAGTATTTTGCTGGTTTTTGTTGGACTTTGGATCCGTAAGGGTGTTGATGAAACACCTGCTTTCCGTGAAACCCAAAAGGCTGGTAAAATTGCCTCTGTGCCGATTGTTGATACATTCCGTGACCATTGGCGCGAAGTGTTAATCGCGACCGGTGCAAAAGTAGTTGAGACCGCACCATTTTATCTTTTCACCACCTTTATTATCAGCTATGCAACCAACCAATTAGATATTGAAAAGTTTTACGCAATTAATTCGGTGACTGTTGCATCTATTGTAACAATCCTCTTTATCCCTCTTATGGGGCTGATGTCAGATATATTTGGTCGTAAAAAAGTATTTCTTTTTGGCTGTGTTCTTATGGCAGCCTTTGCATTCCCATATTTTATGATCCTTGATACACGCACAATTACCGGTGTTTTTGCCGCAACAATTATTGGTGCAGGTATCGTATGGGCGCCGCTTACTGCAACCCTTGGTACTTTAATGTCTGAAATATTCTCAGCACGGGTGCGCTATACAGGTATTACTCTTGGCTACCAAATTGGTGCCGCTTTTGCTGGTGGTACAGCACCCTTTATTGCAACCATGTTGCTTTATAAATTTAATGGTGCATGGTTTGCCGTTGCCTTCTATATCATTTTCTGTGCAATAATCTCATTTGTATCAGTGATGTTTGCTCGTCCAATTAAAGACCCCCATCACACTGAAATTAAAGAAATAATTAAATAG
- a CDS encoding ABC transporter ATP-binding protein: MIKLSHIDVVFKKNTPLEKRALIDINLEIERGSFVTVIGSNGAGKSTMLGVLAGDILPTNGKVMINDSDVTKKPTAKRANQIARVFQDPLAGSCGSLTIEENLALAAKRGEKRGLKSAIGKERHKEFRDRIAALGLGLEDRIQNRMDMLSGGQRQAVSLIMATLAKADILLLDEHTAALDPGMAEFVMKLTDRIVSENKLTTLMVTHSMRQALDYGNRTLMLHGGKIILDVAHEERQGLDVPDLLDMFAKVRGEALDDDKLLMD, encoded by the coding sequence ATGATTAAGCTTTCTCATATTGATGTTGTCTTTAAGAAAAACACTCCACTTGAAAAACGCGCCCTCATTGACATTAATCTTGAAATAGAACGCGGCAGTTTTGTCACCGTTATTGGCTCCAATGGTGCGGGTAAATCCACCATGCTTGGAGTTTTAGCAGGCGATATTTTGCCAACCAATGGCAAAGTAATGATTAATGATAGTGATGTTACAAAAAAGCCAACGGCAAAGCGCGCTAACCAGATTGCTCGTGTTTTCCAAGATCCGCTAGCTGGTAGCTGTGGCTCGCTTACTATTGAAGAGAATTTAGCACTTGCGGCAAAACGTGGTGAAAAACGCGGGTTAAAATCGGCAATTGGTAAAGAGCGTCATAAAGAATTTCGTGATCGCATTGCGGCCCTTGGTCTTGGACTTGAAGACCGTATTCAAAACCGCATGGATATGCTTTCTGGTGGACAACGCCAAGCAGTATCGTTGATTATGGCAACCTTGGCAAAAGCCGATATATTATTGCTTGATGAGCATACTGCCGCGCTTGACCCAGGCATGGCAGAATTTGTGATGAAACTTACCGACCGTATTGTGAGCGAAAATAAGTTGACCACCTTGATGGTGACCCACTCTATGCGCCAAGCACTTGATTATGGCAACCGTACTTTAATGTTGCATGGTGGTAAAATTATTCTTGACGTTGCCCATGAAGAACGCCAAGGCTTAGATGTACCCGATTTACTAGATATGTTTGCCAAAGTGCGCGGTGAAGCACTTGACGATGATAAGTTGCTGATGGATTAA
- the hutH gene encoding histidine ammonia-lyase codes for MTITLKPGEVTLEQISDIYWNGTSVKLDRSFDAAIEKGAARIAEIAQGNEPVYGINTGFGKLASIRIDASDVATLQRNLILSHCCGMGAPLSRDIVRLIMALKLVSLGRGASGVRLELVRLIEDMLEKDVTPLIPEKGSVGASGDLAPLAHMAAVMMGEGEAFFKGERMSGAKALALAGLRPVILQAKEGLALINGTQTSTALAIAGLLRAYRASCTALVTGALSTDAAMGSSAPFHPDIHTLRGHYGQIATARTVRELLDGSQIRVSHLENDERVQDPYCIRCQPQVNGAAVDVLRHCANTLVIEANAVTDNPLVLSDNSVVSGGNFHAEPVAFAADQIALAVCEIGAIAQRRIALMVDPALSFGLPAFLAAKPGLNSGLMIAEVTSAALMSENKQMAHPACVDSTPTSANQEDHVSMACHGARRLLAMTENLFSILGIELLMAARGVEFRGPLTTSPQLQKAIAHLRQSVTSLEVDHYMAPDLEECRRIVASGEVVGLFDQTIFPILKD; via the coding sequence ATGACAATTACTTTAAAACCGGGTGAAGTAACCCTTGAACAAATTAGCGATATTTACTGGAATGGTACTAGCGTTAAACTTGATCGTAGTTTTGATGCAGCGATTGAAAAAGGCGCCGCACGCATTGCAGAAATTGCCCAAGGTAATGAGCCTGTTTATGGAATTAATACTGGCTTTGGCAAGCTTGCCTCTATCCGTATTGATGCAAGCGATGTTGCAACCTTGCAGCGCAATCTTATTCTTTCCCATTGCTGCGGTATGGGTGCGCCGTTAAGTCGCGACATTGTTCGCCTTATCATGGCATTAAAATTGGTGTCGCTTGGCCGTGGTGCTTCTGGTGTGCGTCTTGAACTTGTCCGCCTCATTGAAGACATGCTAGAAAAAGATGTAACGCCGCTTATTCCTGAAAAAGGCTCAGTCGGCGCATCTGGCGATCTTGCGCCACTTGCTCATATGGCAGCGGTCATGATGGGCGAGGGCGAAGCTTTCTTTAAGGGCGAGCGCATGAGTGGCGCCAAAGCCTTGGCACTTGCTGGTTTAAGACCAGTTATTTTGCAAGCGAAGGAAGGCTTGGCACTGATTAACGGTACGCAAACATCAACCGCACTTGCCATTGCTGGCTTGCTGCGTGCTTACCGTGCATCTTGCACCGCGCTTGTGACTGGTGCTTTATCAACTGATGCTGCTATGGGTTCATCTGCGCCATTCCATCCAGATATTCATACACTTCGCGGCCATTATGGCCAGATTGCCACGGCACGTACTGTGCGTGAATTGCTTGACGGCTCGCAAATTCGTGTTAGCCACTTGGAAAATGATGAGCGCGTGCAAGATCCTTATTGCATTCGTTGTCAGCCACAGGTTAATGGTGCGGCAGTTGATGTATTGCGCCACTGCGCTAATACTTTGGTCATCGAAGCCAATGCGGTTACCGATAATCCATTGGTGTTGAGCGATAATAGCGTTGTTTCAGGTGGTAATTTCCACGCTGAACCAGTGGCTTTTGCTGCTGACCAAATTGCATTGGCAGTTTGCGAAATTGGTGCAATTGCACAGCGGCGCATTGCCTTAATGGTTGACCCTGCGCTTTCCTTTGGCTTACCCGCCTTTTTGGCGGCAAAGCCGGGCTTAAATTCTGGTTTGATGATTGCCGAAGTAACATCGGCGGCATTAATGTCTGAAAATAAGCAAATGGCGCATCCTGCTTGTGTTGACTCAACCCCAACATCTGCCAACCAAGAAGACCATGTGTCGATGGCTTGCCATGGTGCACGCCGTCTGCTTGCCATGACTGAAAATCTGTTTTCAATTCTTGGTATTGAATTATTAATGGCAGCGCGCGGTGTTGAGTTTCGCGGCCCCTTAACCACTAGCCCACAATTGCAAAAAGCAATTGCGCATTTGCGCCAAAGCGTGACTTCGCTTGAGGTTGACCATTATATGGCACCAGACCTTGAAGAATGCCGCCGCATTGTTGCATCGGGTGAAGTGGTTGGCCTATTTGACCAAACAATATTCCCCATTTTAAAGGACTAA
- the hutU gene encoding urocanate hydratase: protein MTSNPRHNIREIRAPHGSEISAKSWLTEAPLRMLMNNLDPDVAENPNELVVYGGIGRAARTWADYDKIVETLRSLNDDETLLVQSGKPVGVFRTHKDAPRVLIANSNLVPHWANWQHFNELDRKGLMMYGQMTAGSWIYIGSQGIVQGTYETFVEAGRQHYNGDLKGKWVLTGGLGGMGGAQPLAAVMAGASCLAIECNPDSINFRLRTRYVDAKAETLDEAMAMIDKWTKAGEAKSVALLGNAAEILPEMVKRGIRPDMVTDQTSAHDPINGYLPIGWTMAQWKEKRESAPQEVEKAARASMKVHVAAMLDFHHAGIPTFDYGNNIRQVAKDEGLENAFDFPGFVPAYIRPLFCRGIGPFRWAALSGDPEDIYKTDQKVKELLPDHKELHNWLDMARERISFQGLPARICWVGLGDRHRLGLAFNEMVKNGELSAPIVIGRDHLDSGSVASPNRETESMKDGSDAVSDWPLLNALLNTASGATWVSLHHGGGVGMGFSQHSGMVICADGTDDAKRRIERVLWNDPATGVMRHADAGYDIAIECAGEHNLRLPSILDN, encoded by the coding sequence ATGACCAGTAATCCACGTCATAATATCCGCGAAATCCGCGCCCCACATGGTAGTGAAATCAGCGCAAAAAGCTGGCTAACTGAAGCGCCATTACGCATGTTGATGAATAATCTTGATCCTGATGTTGCTGAAAACCCCAATGAATTAGTGGTTTATGGCGGTATTGGTCGTGCTGCTCGCACATGGGCAGATTATGACAAGATCGTTGAAACTTTGCGCAGCTTAAATGATGATGAAACCTTGTTGGTGCAATCAGGTAAGCCGGTTGGTGTTTTCCGCACCCATAAGGACGCGCCGCGCGTTTTAATCGCCAATTCTAACCTTGTGCCCCATTGGGCTAATTGGCAGCATTTTAACGAGCTAGACCGCAAGGGCTTGATGATGTATGGCCAGATGACGGCAGGCTCATGGATCTATATCGGCTCGCAAGGGATTGTGCAGGGCACTTATGAAACCTTTGTTGAAGCAGGCCGCCAACATTATAATGGCGACTTAAAAGGCAAATGGGTGCTAACGGGCGGCCTTGGTGGCATGGGCGGCGCACAGCCTTTGGCAGCGGTTATGGCAGGGGCTTCATGCCTTGCCATTGAATGTAATCCAGATAGCATTAATTTCCGTCTTCGTACCCGCTATGTCGATGCAAAGGCTGAAACCCTTGATGAAGCAATGGCCATGATTGATAAATGGACAAAGGCTGGCGAAGCAAAATCCGTGGCGCTGCTTGGCAATGCCGCAGAAATTTTGCCAGAAATGGTCAAGCGCGGCATCCGTCCCGATATGGTAACCGACCAAACCTCCGCTCATGACCCAATTAATGGCTATTTGCCCATTGGTTGGACAATGGCGCAGTGGAAAGAAAAGCGCGAAAGCGCCCCACAGGAAGTTGAAAAAGCCGCCCGCGCTTCCATGAAAGTGCATGTCGCTGCCATGCTAGATTTCCACCATGCCGGTATCCCAACTTTTGACTATGGCAATAATATCCGCCAAGTTGCCAAGGATGAAGGGCTTGAAAATGCCTTTGATTTCCCCGGCTTTGTGCCTGCCTATATCCGCCCATTATTTTGCCGTGGCATTGGGCCATTCCGTTGGGCTGCCTTGTCTGGCGATCCAGAAGATATTTACAAAACCGATCAAAAGGTCAAGGAATTATTGCCAGACCATAAAGAGCTGCATAATTGGCTTGATATGGCACGGGAACGCATCTCCTTCCAAGGCTTGCCAGCCCGTATTTGCTGGGTTGGCCTTGGCGACCGTCACCGCCTTGGTCTTGCCTTTAATGAAATGGTTAAAAATGGCGAATTGTCAGCACCAATCGTTATTGGCCGCGATCATTTGGATTCAGGATCAGTTGCTTCACCTAACCGCGAAACCGAAAGCATGAAAGACGGATCAGATGCGGTATCCGATTGGCCATTATTGAACGCATTGCTTAACACGGCATCAGGCGCAACATGGGTATCCTTGCATCATGGCGGCGGCGTTGGCATGGGCTTTAGCCAACATTCGGGCATGGTTATTTGTGCGGACGGCACGGATGACGCAAAACGCCGTATTGAGCGCGTTTTATGGAATGACCCTGCAACAGGCGTTATGCGCCATGCCGATGCAGGTTATGACATTGCAATTGAATGCGCCGGCGAACACAACCTTCGCCTGCCATCTATTTTGGATAACTAG
- a CDS encoding ABC transporter permease, with protein MSMFAFTGAVEMGFILAFVGIGVYLSFRVLDFPDLTVDGSFVLGGAVYVALVVAGFNPWLAMVAAFAAGSLAGLVTALLNLQFDILNLLASILVMTALYSINLHVMGGGNLQVGNAPSIFTPFEGLFGLKPFYMRIIVIGILVFITALIFWRFLASETGLAIRATGINKKMASAQGINTSFQVYLGLALSNGLVAIGGALFAQVNHGMDITGGIGTIVFGLAAVIIGEALFQTRNLLVILISCIIGSVLYRIAVFLALGGILGVDPSKDMQLVTATIVALFLIVPKYLGAKKI; from the coding sequence ATGAGCATGTTTGCCTTTACGGGCGCCGTAGAGATGGGCTTCATACTAGCCTTTGTTGGTATTGGTGTTTACTTGTCTTTTAGGGTTCTAGATTTTCCAGATCTTACCGTAGATGGTAGCTTTGTGCTGGGTGGTGCGGTTTATGTTGCATTGGTTGTCGCTGGGTTTAATCCTTGGCTTGCTATGGTAGCGGCTTTTGCGGCCGGAAGTTTAGCAGGACTTGTAACAGCATTGCTTAATTTGCAATTTGATATTTTGAATCTTCTTGCTTCCATTTTGGTTATGACAGCCCTTTATTCGATAAATTTGCATGTTATGGGAGGGGGCAATTTACAAGTTGGTAATGCGCCTTCAATTTTTACGCCATTTGAAGGACTATTTGGCCTAAAACCATTTTATATGCGTATTATTGTCATTGGCATATTAGTTTTCATTACGGCTTTGATTTTTTGGCGGTTTCTTGCAAGTGAAACCGGGCTTGCTATTCGCGCAACCGGTATCAACAAAAAAATGGCGAGTGCACAGGGCATTAATACCTCGTTTCAGGTCTATCTCGGTCTTGCTTTATCAAATGGCTTAGTGGCAATTGGTGGCGCCCTTTTTGCGCAGGTTAATCATGGTATGGATATTACCGGCGGTATAGGAACCATTGTTTTTGGTCTTGCAGCGGTCATTATTGGAGAAGCATTATTTCAAACTCGCAATCTGCTTGTTATTTTAATATCCTGTATTATTGGTTCAGTGCTTTATCGTATTGCTGTCTTTTTAGCTTTGGGCGGTATTTTGGGCGTAGACCCATCAAAAGATATGCAATTGGTAACCGCAACCATTGTGGCTCTCTTTCTTATTGTGCCTAAATATTTGGGAGCAAAAAAAATATGA